Proteins encoded within one genomic window of Oikeobacillus pervagus:
- a CDS encoding competence protein ComK produces MEEKRRIVEEYEINPYTMIIMPFQYGSRVYSKIYELHDEYISPFKPLELVKKSCEYFGSSYQGRRDGTKRLIGVTHKAPIIIDPHTSIYLFPTLSPTKIDCMWISHEHIVAHTCINSYDTEVLFHNNQTVTIPISSSSFESQLGRTARLRVKFEQQIKNMEKPFRERILIKNAKKASESSQPYAID; encoded by the coding sequence ATGGAGGAAAAAAGACGCATTGTTGAAGAATATGAAATCAATCCATATACAATGATCATCATGCCCTTTCAATATGGTTCAAGGGTTTATTCGAAAATTTATGAGCTCCATGATGAGTACATCTCTCCGTTTAAACCATTGGAATTAGTGAAGAAAAGCTGTGAATACTTTGGCTCCTCATACCAAGGCAGGAGAGATGGAACGAAAAGATTAATAGGAGTAACGCATAAAGCGCCCATCATCATTGATCCACACACCTCCATTTATCTATTTCCCACTTTATCACCAACAAAGATTGACTGTATGTGGATTTCACATGAACATATCGTGGCACATACTTGCATCAATTCCTATGATACAGAAGTGTTATTCCATAATAATCAAACAGTTACGATTCCTATTTCTTCAAGTTCATTTGAAAGTCAATTAGGCAGAACAGCAAGACTTCGCGTAAAGTTTGAACAACAAATTAAAAATATGGAAAAGCCATTTCGTGAAAGAATCCTCATCAAAAATGCAAAGAAAGCATCTGAATCGAGTCAGCCATATGCCATTGATTAA
- a CDS encoding fatty acid--CoA ligase family protein translates to MHLSKMLAETAVKNLDKTAFYFLDRPTTYGELNAAVNQFATGMEKLGLQKGDHIALVLGNSPHFIIALYGAMRAGITVIPINPIYTPDEISFIANNGDVKAIVTLDLLVPLVEKLSSHLPNVHHYIICETNDERVQNVDPTQFSIYSKMKSFSQILASGSIQYEAPEIQEDETAIILYTSGTTGKPKGAMLTHKNLYSNAKDIGNYLKMSSEDTVITALPMFHVFCLSVCLNAPLISGARMLIVPKFSPREVFRLAKTYQATIFAGVPTMYNFLYQYEGSVPEDLLSLRLCISGGSSMPVALLKNFEEKFKVIVSEGYGLSEASPVTCFNPLDRPRKPGSIGTSILNVKNKVVNELGEELPANTVGELVVQGPNVMKGYYKLPEETAATIKDGWLYTGDLARMDEEGYFYIVDRKKDIIIVGGYNVYPREVEEVLYAHPDIVETAVFGVPNPEYGEVVQCYVVSKNPQLDEEQLLRYCQEHLAEYKIPKEITFVKELPKNTTGKILRRALKEQILQKTK, encoded by the coding sequence ATGCATCTTTCCAAAATGCTAGCTGAAACTGCTGTAAAGAATTTGGACAAGACCGCTTTTTATTTTCTAGACCGACCGACAACTTATGGGGAGTTAAATGCTGCTGTTAATCAATTTGCCACTGGTATGGAGAAACTAGGATTGCAAAAAGGGGATCATATTGCCTTAGTATTAGGAAATTCCCCACATTTTATCATTGCCTTGTATGGTGCAATGAGAGCAGGAATTACCGTAATTCCAATCAATCCTATTTATACCCCAGATGAAATCAGTTTCATTGCAAACAATGGCGATGTTAAAGCTATTGTCACACTTGACTTACTTGTCCCACTTGTTGAAAAATTAAGTTCTCATTTACCGAATGTACACCACTATATTATTTGCGAGACAAATGATGAACGAGTCCAAAATGTTGATCCTACACAATTTTCTATTTATTCAAAAATGAAATCGTTTTCTCAGATACTTGCGTCTGGCAGCATTCAATATGAAGCGCCAGAAATTCAAGAAGATGAGACAGCTATCATCCTTTATACATCCGGAACAACTGGTAAACCAAAAGGGGCCATGCTGACTCATAAAAATTTATATTCTAATGCAAAAGATATTGGAAACTATTTGAAGATGTCCAGTGAAGATACCGTGATTACTGCTTTACCTATGTTTCATGTCTTTTGTTTATCCGTTTGCTTAAATGCCCCGCTTATTAGTGGTGCGCGCATGTTAATTGTTCCTAAATTTAGTCCAAGAGAAGTGTTCCGTTTAGCGAAAACTTATCAAGCTACCATTTTTGCAGGTGTACCAACGATGTATAATTTTCTATATCAATATGAGGGAAGCGTACCTGAAGATTTATTGAGCTTACGCCTTTGTATTTCGGGTGGTTCTTCCATGCCAGTAGCACTTTTGAAAAATTTTGAAGAAAAATTTAAGGTCATTGTATCGGAAGGTTATGGATTGTCGGAAGCAAGTCCAGTTACTTGTTTCAACCCATTAGATCGTCCACGGAAACCAGGTTCAATTGGTACTTCTATTCTCAATGTGAAAAATAAAGTAGTGAATGAACTAGGAGAGGAATTACCTGCAAATACTGTGGGTGAATTAGTCGTCCAAGGTCCAAACGTAATGAAAGGGTATTATAAGTTACCAGAAGAAACAGCGGCAACTATTAAAGACGGTTGGCTTTATACTGGCGATTTAGCACGAATGGATGAAGAGGGATATTTCTATATTGTTGATCGGAAAAAAGATATCATTATTGTAGGAGGATACAACGTCTATCCACGTGAAGTAGAGGAAGTATTATATGCCCATCCAGATATCGTGGAAACAGCGGTTTTTGGGGTTCCAAATCCAGAATATGGAGAAGTGGTCCAATGTTATGTTGTGAGCAAAAATCCACAATTAGATGAAGAACAATTATTAAGATATTGCCAAGAACATTTAGCCGAGTATAAAATTCCGAAAGAAATTACATTTGTGAAAGAATTACCGAAAAATACAACAGGAAAAATTTTAAGAAGGGCATTAAAAGAACAAATATTACAAAAAACGAAATGA
- a CDS encoding lipoate--protein ligase, whose translation MLFIDNKGITDPRINLAIEEYAVKHLDIDQTYLLFYINEPSIIIGKNQNTVEEINVDYVEDQGIHVVRRLSGGGAVYHDKGNLNFSFITKDDGDSFHNFRKFTEPVIQALGKLGVQAELSGRNDILANGRKISGNAQFSTKGRMFSHGTLLFDSEMDHVVSALRVKKDKIESKGIKSIRSRVANISEFLNEKISIEEFRSLLLKYIFNGEKEIPHYALTEEDWEKIHTISRQRYQNWDWNYGKSPKFNVQRAHRFPVGQVDIRLDVNKGIIETCKIYGDFFGVGDVNEIEEKLIGVRYDRRNIEQALQEIDPTHYFGHISKGEFIQLIY comes from the coding sequence ATGCTTTTTATTGATAATAAAGGAATAACAGATCCTAGAATTAATTTGGCTATTGAAGAATATGCTGTGAAACATTTAGATATCGATCAAACGTATTTACTTTTTTACATAAATGAACCATCTATCATTATTGGGAAAAACCAAAATACCGTAGAAGAAATTAATGTTGATTATGTCGAAGATCAGGGGATTCATGTTGTCAGAAGATTATCAGGTGGCGGTGCTGTCTATCATGATAAAGGCAATTTAAATTTTAGTTTTATAACAAAAGATGATGGAGACAGCTTTCATAACTTTCGTAAATTTACAGAACCTGTTATTCAGGCATTGGGGAAATTAGGTGTTCAAGCAGAATTAAGTGGGCGAAATGATATTCTAGCAAATGGACGGAAAATTTCAGGAAATGCTCAATTTTCAACGAAGGGGCGGATGTTTAGTCATGGTACCTTGCTATTCGATTCTGAAATGGACCATGTAGTTTCTGCTTTAAGAGTTAAGAAGGATAAGATTGAATCCAAAGGAATTAAATCGATCCGAAGCCGTGTAGCAAATATATCTGAGTTTTTGAATGAGAAAATTTCAATCGAAGAATTTCGAAGTCTTTTATTAAAATATATTTTTAATGGCGAAAAAGAAATTCCTCATTATGCCCTTACAGAAGAAGATTGGGAAAAAATTCACACCATTTCAAGGCAACGTTATCAAAATTGGGATTGGAATTATGGGAAATCCCCTAAATTTAATGTACAACGAGCTCATCGCTTCCCAGTTGGTCAAGTCGATATTCGTTTAGACGTAAATAAAGGAATCATTGAAACTTGCAAAATATATGGTGATTTCTTTGGCGTTGGGGATGTAAATGAAATCGAGGAGAAATTGATCGGAGTACGATATGATCGTAGGAATATCGAACAAGCTTTACAGGAAATCGACCCCACTCATTATTTTGGTCATATTTCAAAAGGGGAATTTATCCAATTAATATATTAA
- a CDS encoding MBL fold metallo-hydrolase, with translation MKLTIVGHWGGFPKVNEASSGYIIEENGYHLLVDCGSGVLSLLQNFLSPEEIDAVILSHHHPDHMTDIGVLQHALLIGKHLGKSVSTLPIYAHSENHLFPTLTYKDLTTGMVFNPNECLQIGPFSILFLKTIHSVSCYAMRIEANGKSIVYTADSAYQDAFVSFSRNCDILLCESNFYDGMDATKAGHMTSTDAGKLASLAAVNTLILTHLPHFGDLNELKKEAEQRYSGKVLLAEKGLTIEI, from the coding sequence ATGAAATTAACCATTGTTGGACATTGGGGTGGCTTCCCTAAAGTGAACGAAGCTAGCTCAGGCTATATAATCGAAGAAAATGGGTACCATCTACTTGTGGATTGTGGGAGTGGTGTTCTGTCATTGCTACAAAATTTCCTTTCCCCGGAAGAAATCGATGCAGTCATTCTATCTCATCACCATCCAGATCATATGACAGATATCGGTGTACTGCAACACGCCTTATTGATCGGAAAGCATTTAGGTAAATCGGTTTCTACTTTGCCGATTTATGCACATTCTGAAAATCATCTCTTTCCGACTTTAACCTATAAGGATTTAACAACGGGAATGGTTTTTAACCCGAATGAGTGTTTGCAAATTGGCCCTTTTTCCATTCTGTTTCTAAAAACCATTCATTCTGTTTCTTGTTATGCTATGAGAATTGAAGCAAATGGTAAGTCAATCGTTTATACGGCGGATTCCGCCTATCAAGACGCCTTTGTTTCTTTTTCTCGGAATTGTGATATTCTTCTTTGTGAGAGTAATTTTTATGATGGGATGGATGCGACTAAGGCAGGACATATGACAAGTACAGATGCAGGAAAATTGGCATCACTTGCGGCTGTCAACACGCTAATTTTAACCCACTTGCCTCATTTTGGTGATCTAAATGAGCTGAAAAAAGAAGCGGAGCAAAGATACTCAGGAAAAGTGCTACTAGCAGAAAAAGGGTTAACCATTGAAATATAA
- a CDS encoding FixH family protein, whose translation MKRKSIWILLFTMSLLLLTACGNEGEKKKQSDEDNNQNSLEPIEAKLSVPEKTDINEKVNFQAAVTQGDDKVTDADEVMYEVWKVGEKDNSEMIKKVDLKEDSYTAEHIFSEEGVYYVQVHVTARGLHTMPKSKIVVGDPVLEQNADEDSNEHSDHL comes from the coding sequence TTGAAACGTAAGTCAATTTGGATTCTATTATTTACTATGAGTTTATTGCTTTTAACGGCTTGTGGAAATGAGGGGGAAAAAAAGAAGCAATCTGACGAGGACAATAATCAAAACAGTCTTGAGCCTATCGAAGCAAAATTGTCTGTACCAGAAAAGACTGACATAAATGAAAAAGTCAATTTTCAAGCGGCTGTAACTCAAGGAGATGATAAAGTTACAGATGCCGATGAAGTGATGTATGAAGTTTGGAAAGTTGGGGAAAAGGACAATAGCGAAATGATTAAAAAAGTGGATCTAAAAGAAGACTCTTATACAGCTGAACACATTTTTTCAGAAGAGGGAGTCTATTATGTTCAAGTCCATGTAACAGCGAGAGGTTTACATACGATGCCAAAATCAAAAATCGTTGTCGGGGACCCTGTACTAGAACAGAATGCAGACGAAGATTCAAATGAACATAGCGATCATTTATAA
- a CDS encoding M48 family metallopeptidase: protein MLRKWSILAFVAYLILGLVIYYYLFIFADSTVPDIYKGTSADPTTFMNAKELMLSEEYSKIRNLLYFLSTPYEWLIYFFILIFGVSRAFEKWANQTSRFRIIQNAVYLFWLSMLSFALVFPIQYVSYDLSKTYQISTQTFPQWMKDEMIDFWVNYGTMLIIVTVLYAMMRKFPKKWWLAAWGLFVPFTIFMMYIQPIWIDPLYNDFYPLKDKELEAKILHLAEQANIPAEHVYEVNMSEKTNALNAYVTGVGNHSRIVLWDTTLERLSDDEILFVMAHEMGHYVEKHIYFGVAGYLLLSLFGFWLISKWLNRTIEKYGKEFKVTKSSQISSLPLFLLMVSILLFISSPITNGVSRYQETRADDYAMEITRDKEAAIQTFQKLTKAGLSQVNPPFLVKIFRYEHPTMLERLNMVETYPLKKVDPSKKEQPSS, encoded by the coding sequence ATGCTTCGAAAATGGTCCATTTTGGCATTTGTAGCGTATTTAATATTAGGCTTAGTGATTTATTACTATTTATTCATTTTTGCGGACAGCACAGTTCCTGACATTTATAAAGGTACAAGTGCAGATCCAACGACCTTTATGAATGCAAAAGAGCTTATGCTAAGTGAAGAATATTCTAAAATAAGGAACCTGCTTTATTTTTTATCTACTCCGTATGAGTGGTTAATTTATTTCTTTATTTTAATATTTGGAGTTTCAAGAGCATTTGAAAAATGGGCGAATCAAACATCACGGTTTCGCATCATTCAAAATGCTGTGTACTTATTTTGGCTGTCAATGCTTTCCTTTGCTCTTGTATTTCCAATTCAGTATGTAAGCTATGATTTATCTAAAACTTATCAAATATCAACCCAAACCTTCCCACAGTGGATGAAGGATGAAATGATTGATTTTTGGGTGAATTATGGAACGATGTTGATCATTGTGACGGTTTTATACGCTATGATGAGAAAGTTCCCTAAAAAATGGTGGCTTGCTGCATGGGGGTTATTTGTCCCATTTACTATTTTTATGATGTATATTCAGCCAATTTGGATTGACCCCCTTTATAATGATTTCTATCCTTTAAAAGATAAGGAACTAGAGGCGAAAATTTTACACTTAGCTGAACAAGCCAATATTCCAGCTGAGCATGTATACGAAGTAAACATGTCGGAAAAGACGAATGCATTAAATGCCTATGTGACCGGTGTAGGAAATCATTCGCGAATTGTCTTATGGGATACAACATTAGAGCGTCTAAGTGATGATGAAATTTTATTTGTAATGGCTCATGAAATGGGACATTATGTTGAAAAACATATTTATTTTGGTGTTGCAGGATATTTGTTGTTATCACTGTTTGGGTTTTGGCTCATTTCTAAATGGCTAAATCGAACGATTGAAAAATATGGGAAGGAATTCAAGGTGACAAAAAGTTCACAAATTAGTTCGTTGCCATTATTCTTGTTAATGGTTTCCATTTTATTGTTTATCTCAAGTCCTATTACGAATGGAGTATCGCGATATCAAGAAACGAGAGCCGACGATTATGCTATGGAAATAACACGGGATAAAGAGGCAGCGATCCAAACATTCCAGAAACTAACCAAAGCGGGATTAAGCCAAGTCAATCCCCCATTTCTAGTAAAAATCTTTCGTTATGAACATCCAACCATGTTGGAACGATTAAATATGGTGGAAACCTATCCATTAAAAAAAGTCGATCCAAGTAAAAAGGAACAACCGTCTTCTTAA
- a CDS encoding IDEAL domain-containing protein: MEKKKSYAEMMKSRTIPRKQDLTITDVYIDMLLNEILLNQEKRQLMMAIDQALDEGDRDSFQELTTKLIQLQERFGM, encoded by the coding sequence ATGGAAAAGAAAAAGTCTTATGCTGAGATGATGAAGTCTAGAACGATTCCCCGTAAACAAGATTTAACAATCACTGATGTTTATATTGATATGCTTTTGAATGAAATTTTGTTAAACCAAGAGAAAAGACAATTAATGATGGCAATTGATCAAGCCCTAGATGAGGGTGATCGCGACTCCTTTCAAGAACTAACCACTAAATTGATCCAACTCCAGGAACGTTTTGGAATGTAA
- the yhfH gene encoding protein YhfH, with protein MVKSIVDFFKNLPAKKCSKCGKQMEEQHECYGTVCNNCIDIQDL; from the coding sequence ATGGTTAAAAGCATCGTTGATTTCTTCAAAAACTTACCGGCTAAAAAATGTTCAAAATGTGGTAAACAAATGGAAGAACAACACGAGTGTTATGGAACAGTCTGCAACAACTGCATTGATATCCAAGATCTTTAA
- a CDS encoding TVP38/TMEM64 family protein: MDFNTLKEWFTLENIMVLIQQYRAFGPLPGILLPMLEAFLPFLPLFLFVMANANAFGLGFGFLFSWIGAVSGALIVFLIVRRYGKGRALRFLHNHPQVKKLMNWVDRHGFGPLFILLCFPFTPSAVVNIVAGLSNIKMVQYMLAVITGKMVMIFTLSFVGYDIESLFKKPLHTIIVLVVIFVFWVVGKRVEVRIFEKSKKRQGA, translated from the coding sequence ATGGATTTTAATACGCTGAAAGAGTGGTTCACTCTCGAAAATATAATGGTTTTAATTCAACAGTATAGGGCATTTGGGCCGCTGCCAGGAATATTATTGCCGATGCTTGAAGCGTTCTTGCCGTTTTTACCATTATTTTTATTTGTCATGGCGAATGCGAATGCGTTTGGTCTTGGGTTTGGTTTTTTATTTTCTTGGATTGGAGCGGTAAGTGGAGCTTTGATCGTCTTTTTAATTGTTCGTCGATATGGAAAAGGAAGGGCCCTACGTTTTTTACATAATCATCCACAAGTAAAGAAATTGATGAATTGGGTGGATCGTCATGGTTTTGGTCCCCTCTTTATTCTTTTATGTTTTCCATTTACTCCCTCGGCTGTGGTAAACATTGTGGCTGGTCTATCCAATATTAAAATGGTCCAATATATGTTGGCTGTTATCACGGGGAAAATGGTAATGATTTTTACGTTGAGCTTTGTCGGATATGACATTGAATCACTGTTTAAAAAACCATTACACACCATTATTGTCCTTGTTGTCATTTTTGTTTTTTGGGTTGTTGGGAAGAGAGTGGAAGTAAGAATTTTTGAAAAAAGCAAGAAGCGTCAAGGAGCATAG
- a CDS encoding response regulator transcription factor yields MTKLLIVDDEEDMRDLLSMYMGNAGFLTEEASNGDDALKMLESNSYDLVLLDIMMPGKDGFIVCEEIRKNHPIPIIFLTAKGEEWDKVKGLQLGGDDYIVKPFSPGEVVARIHAVLRRYHLDSEKLDYVEKGTIKVYLSSRTAKVQNQIIPLTLKEFELLSILMKNDHRVLSREQLLVQIWGDDYTGGTRTVDTHVKTLRMKLGKEAATYIQTVWGVGYKFEVPPL; encoded by the coding sequence ATGACAAAACTGCTAATTGTGGATGATGAAGAGGATATGAGGGATCTGCTTTCTATGTATATGGGAAATGCAGGATTTCTAACGGAAGAAGCTAGTAACGGGGACGATGCCTTAAAAATGCTCGAATCCAATTCCTATGATTTAGTCTTATTAGATATCATGATGCCAGGTAAAGATGGATTTATCGTCTGTGAGGAGATTCGAAAAAATCATCCGATCCCCATTATTTTCCTTACAGCGAAAGGAGAAGAATGGGATAAGGTCAAAGGTCTTCAACTTGGTGGGGATGATTATATTGTAAAGCCATTTTCACCAGGTGAAGTGGTGGCAAGGATTCATGCCGTTCTTAGAAGATATCATCTCGATTCCGAAAAACTAGACTATGTCGAGAAAGGAACGATCAAAGTATATCTTTCCTCACGAACAGCGAAAGTACAAAATCAAATTATTCCTCTTACTTTAAAAGAGTTTGAATTATTGTCTATTTTAATGAAAAATGATCATCGTGTTTTATCTAGGGAGCAGCTTTTAGTTCAAATTTGGGGGGATGACTATACAGGAGGTACCCGAACAGTTGATACCCATGTGAAAACATTACGGATGAAACTCGGGAAAGAGGCAGCTACCTATATTCAAACCGTTTGGGGTGTCGGCTATAAATTTGAGGTGCCACCTTTATGA
- a CDS encoding sensor histidine kinase has protein sequence MTTLSKKFLFILVLSLFLSILLAYSFSYILYEKFYVDNIEEKLLKAGMALATDYNGGSVTDEFIDQVDWYNEKSDFEVFAVRNPRELAACIPFEVDYDTLIGSEQREKLIENKPVKSIGYVNRFDRKVISVIIPLVEKQRLQGIIYLYFPLADISELTSDLTIYWSVGSVIFLLVLSYFGTKWIRFITSPLQEMKKAAERMSEGDYSTRVQVATKDEIGQLASTFNEMAEAIDLEDERTREFLATVSHELRTPLSYIKGYGEAITTGMIKKEDEKRQYLQIIVRETNRMERIVNDLLDLVKMEKDSFSVSKFPLVLAETIHQTVEGLIPAANEKGIQVKTNLDYDVIINGDEGRIEQVVFNLMDNSLRYTESGGTITVNLIQQGEEAILQIKDTGIGIPSEDIGKLTERFYRVNKARTRSDGGTGLGLSIVDKIIKLHNGNLRIESELGVGTSITIDIPILQEF, from the coding sequence ATGACAACTTTGTCCAAAAAGTTTTTGTTCATTCTTGTTCTTTCCTTATTTTTATCGATCTTACTTGCGTATTCATTTTCTTATATTTTGTATGAAAAATTTTACGTAGATAACATAGAAGAAAAGTTATTAAAAGCGGGGATGGCACTGGCTACTGATTATAATGGTGGAAGTGTAACAGACGAATTTATTGACCAGGTAGATTGGTATAATGAAAAATCGGATTTTGAAGTATTTGCTGTTCGAAATCCGAGAGAACTTGCTGCTTGTATTCCTTTTGAAGTGGACTATGATACTTTGATAGGATCAGAACAACGGGAAAAATTAATTGAAAATAAACCGGTTAAAAGCATTGGTTATGTGAATCGATTTGATCGAAAAGTCATTTCAGTCATCATTCCTTTAGTAGAAAAACAGCGTCTACAAGGGATCATTTATTTATATTTTCCTTTAGCTGATATTTCTGAATTAACGTCTGATTTAACGATTTATTGGTCAGTCGGTTCAGTTATTTTTCTTCTCGTTCTTTCTTATTTCGGGACAAAATGGATTCGCTTTATAACCAGTCCATTGCAAGAAATGAAAAAGGCAGCAGAGCGAATGTCAGAGGGGGACTATTCAACAAGGGTTCAAGTGGCGACGAAAGATGAAATTGGTCAACTCGCCAGTACGTTCAATGAAATGGCAGAAGCGATTGATCTTGAAGATGAAAGAACGAGAGAATTCCTCGCGACCGTTTCTCATGAGTTACGCACTCCTTTAAGCTATATAAAAGGATATGGTGAGGCCATTACAACTGGAATGATCAAAAAAGAAGATGAAAAAAGGCAGTATTTGCAAATTATTGTTCGGGAAACGAATCGTATGGAGAGAATTGTGAATGATTTATTGGATCTAGTGAAGATGGAGAAAGATTCATTTTCAGTTTCTAAGTTTCCGCTTGTATTAGCGGAAACCATTCACCAAACAGTGGAAGGACTAATTCCGGCTGCGAATGAGAAAGGAATTCAAGTGAAGACCAATTTGGATTATGATGTTATTATCAATGGGGACGAGGGGAGAATTGAGCAAGTTGTATTTAATTTAATGGATAATTCATTGCGGTATACCGAAAGCGGTGGTACGATCACGGTAAATTTAATACAACAAGGAGAAGAAGCAATCTTGCAAATAAAGGATACAGGCATTGGAATCCCATCAGAAGATATAGGGAAACTGACTGAACGATTTTATCGTGTGAATAAAGCGCGAACAAGATCGGATGGTGGGACAGGGCTTGGCTTATCGATTGTTGATAAAATTATAAAACTTCACAATGGAAATTTACGTATTGAAAGTGAATTAGGGGTCGGAACATCGATTACAATTGACATTCCGATATTACAAGAGTTTTAA